Genomic segment of Vibrio natriegens NBRC 15636 = ATCC 14048 = DSM 759:
TTACAGAGATGGACAATGAACACCTTGCTTCAGTATTGCTAGGTGGTTTGGCCTACTCTGAGCTTCCTATCAAATCATCTTCTATGCTACCGAAGATGCGTCGCCCTCTAGACTTTGTTATTGAACCATTGCCAAACCATCTATTTACCCGCGATACATCTTGCTGGGTATACGGCGGTGTTTCTCTGAACCCAATGATGATGCCTGCACGTCAACGCGAAACAAACCATTTGCGTGCAATTTACCGCTGGCACCCAATCTTTGCAGGTCAAGACTTCATTAAATACTTTGGCGATGAAGACCTACACTACGATAACGCTAACGTTGAAGGCGGTGATGTTCTGGTTATCGGTAAAGGCGCAGTTCTGGTAGGTATGTCTGAACGTACCACAGCGCAAGGTGTAGAAAACCTGGCTGCTAACCTGTTTAAAGCGGGTCAGGCAACAGAAGTGATTGCGATTGATCTTCCTAAACACCGTTCATGTATGCACCTGGATACGGTCATGACACACATGGATGTCGATACCTTCTCTGTTTACCCAGAGATCATGCGTAAAGATCTGGATACATGGCGTCTGACTCCGAAAGGCACTGAAGGAGAAATGAATGTTGAAGCATCGCACAACTACCTACATGCGATTGAATCAGCACTTGGCTTAGATCAGCTGAAAATCATCACAACCGGTGGTGACAGCTACGAAGCAGAGCGTGAACAGTGGAACGATGCCAACAACGTACTGACCGTGAAACCAGGTGTGGTGATTGGTTACGAACGTAACGTCTACACCAACGAGAAGTACGATAAAGCCGGCATTCAAGTATTGACGGTACCAGGTAACGAGTTAGGTCGTGGCCGTGGTGGTGCTCGCTGTATGAGCTGTCCGATTGAACGAGACGATATTTAATCTCTTTCCGAATCAGTGAATAAAAACTAAGGTTGATGTGAATACATCAACCTTTTTTAGTTTTTAATTAAAATAATTATTCACAATAAAAGCATTTATATGTTTTAATGCAGTGATTCAAAATCAATCACACGTACAAAGGGACGAGCTATGGCTTTCAATTTACGAAATCGCAACTTTTTGAAGCTGTTGGATTTCTCAACCAAAGAAATCCAGTTCTTGCTCGAACTGTCTGCAGAGCTAAAAAAAGCGAAATATGCAGGAACAGAGCAGAAGAAACTCCAAGGTAAAAACATTGCACTCATCTTTGAGAAATCTTCTACTCGAACCCGATGTGCGTTCGAAGTTGCGGCCTTTGATCAGGGCGCTCAGGTCTCATATATTGGTCCTTCTGGCTCACAAATCGGCCACAAAGAATCGATGAAAGATACCGCGCGTGTATTGGGCCGTATGTATGATGGTATCGAATACCGTGGTTTTGGTCAGGCGATCGTGGAAGATCTCGGTGCTTACGCAGGCGTTCCAGTCTGGAATGGTCTAACCGATGAATTCCATCCGACGCAAATCCTCGCTGACTTCCTGACCATGCAAGAGCATGGACGTGGGAAGAAACTGCATGACATCACCTTTGCCTACCTAGGTGACGCTCGCAATAACATGGGCAACTCACTGATGGTCGGCGCAGCTAAAATGGGCATGGATATTCGTCTTATTGCGCCAAAAGCGTTCTGGCCTGAAGAGGAGCTTGTTGCCACATGTCAGGAAATCGCGCAGCAAACAGGTGCCAAGATCACTCTGACCGAAAGCGTTGAAGAAGGCGTTAAGGGCTGTGACTTCTTGTATACCGATGTTTGGGTATCGATGGGTGAATCTGCAGAAGCTTGGGACGAGCGTGTTGCCCTAATGAAGCCTTACCAAATCAATATGGATGTGATTAAACAGACCGGCAATCCACATGTGAAGTTTATGCACTGTCTACCCGCTTTCCACAATGATGAAACTACAGTCGGTAAAGAAGTGGCTGAGAAATACGGCATGAAAGGTTTGGAAGTGACGGAAGACGTGTTTGAGTCTGAATATTCTATCGTCTTCGATGAAGCAGAAAACCGCATGCACACGATCAAAGCCGTGATGGTGGCAACGCTGGGAAGTTAACGGATTTTAGTAACAAAAACCATGATGTAATCGCTTGCACTAGTAAAAGTTAGGCGTATAATGCTCGGCAATTTGTCTGAGGATTAAGAAATGACCACGCTGATTGCTGCCGTAACAACGCGATTTGCTCTAACTAAGCGACTACGCTTGCGTGGTGTTATTTTCGTTAATTCTATCGATTTTTAAACCTCCCTATTTGGGAGGTTTTTTTATGTCCAAAATTCCTCAAGGTTAATTTTGGAGATAGTCATCACTGTTATAGGGAAGAAGATCATGGCGAACTCGCTTTACCAGAAGCACATCATCTCTATTCCAGAGCTTTCACGTGAAGAGCTGGAACTTATTGTCGCAACCGCAGGTAGCCTGAAAAAGGAACCTCAACCAGAACTGATTAAAAATAAAGTCGTTGCGAGCTGTTTCTTTGAGCCATCAACACGCACACGTCTGTCGTTTGAGACGGCAATTCAACGTGTGGGCGGCGACGTCATTGGTTTTGATAACGATGGAAATACTTCTTTGGCGAAGAAAGGCGAAACCCTTTCTGATTCCGTACAAGTCATCTCTTCGTATGTAGACGCTTTCGTGATGCGTCACCCTCAGGAAGGTGCTGCACGTCTGGCGTCTGAGTTTTCAAACGGCGTACCGGTGATTAACGCAGGTGACGGTGCAAACCAGCATCCAACTCAAACTCTGCTAGACCTTTACACCATCGCTGAAACGCAAGGCCGCTTAGATAACCTTAATGTGGCATTCGTTGGTGACTTAAAATACGGTCGCACCGTTCACTCACTGACTCAGGCTCTGGCGAAGTTCAATAACATCCGCTTCTTCTTTATCGCTCCTGAAGCACTGGCAATGCCTGACTACCTTTGTGAAGAACTGGATGAAGCGGGTATTGAATACACCCTGCTCACTGACATGGAAACCGTCATTCCTGAGCTTGATGTCCTGTACATGACCCGCGTACAGAAAGAGCGTTTTGATGAGTCAGAATACGCACACATCAAATCCGCTTACATCCTGACAGCCGCAATGTTAGAAGGTGCGCGCGAAAACCTTAAAGTACTGCACCCTCTACCACGTGTAGATGAAATCACAACGGATGTTGATAAAACACCGCACGCTTACTACTTCCAGCAGGCTCAAAACGGCGTATACGCCCGTCAGGCTTTGTTGGCGCTAGTTCTTAACGAAACACTGTAATCGAGGAGAAAAGACATGGCTAAAGAAACTCAATTGCAGGTAGAAGCAATCAAAAACGGTACCGTAATCGACCACATTCCAGCACAAATCGGCATCAAAGTACTGAAGTTGTTCGATATGCATAACTCGTCTCAGCGAGTGACCATCGGCCTTAATTTGCCGTCGTCAGCGCTAGGTCATAAAGACCTGCTGAAAATTGAAAATGTCTTCATCAACGAAGAGCAGGCGAGTAAGTTGGCACTGTATGCACCACACGCAACCGTGAACCAAATCGAAAACTACGAAGTAGTGAAAAAGCTGGCGCTAGAGCTTCCAGAAAGAATCAACGACGTATTTGAATGTCCAAATACAAACTGTATTTCTCACAACGAGCCAGTAGAGAGCAGCTTCAAGGTATTTGAGAAGAAAGAAGAGATTCGCCTGAAGTGTAAATACTGTGAAAAAGTGTTCTCAAGAGAGATCGTTACTGAGCGATAATTCAGTAAACATTTCAGACCTCTAATAAGTTCAAATGCCCTGTATTTACGGGGCATTTTGCTCTTTACCTACCATAGATTTAGAGGCACACTGACACTCTTTATTCGCTAAAACAGATGGAACAAATAAAATGACAAAAGTACTTCACACGGAATCAGCACCAGCAGCAATCGGCCCTTACGTACAAGGCGTAGATCTTGGCAACATGGTTCTTACTTCTGGCCAAATCCCTGTTAACCCTGCAACAGGTGAAGTATCTGCGGATATCGCAGAACAAGCGCGTCAGTCTCTAGACAACGTAAAAGCTGTTGTAGAAGCTTCTGGCCTTAAAGTGACGGATATCGTGAAAATGACGGTTTTCGTTAAAGACCTGAACGACTTCGGCACAGTTAACGAAGTGTACGGCAAATTCTTCGACGAGCACCAAGTAGCAAACTACCCTGCTCGCTCTTGTGTTGAAGTTGCTCGCCTGCCTAAAGATGTTGGTATCGAAATCGAAGCTATCGCGGTTCGCAAATAAGTAAACGCGTTAGTTCATTTGAATTAAAAATGGGTAGCCTGAGCTACCCATTTTTATATGCTTGTATTTGGAAGATTAAGCGGCGTTACGCTGTTTAACTTCTTCATCCAACTCTTGCAGCTTCTCTTTCATCTGCTCACGACAAGTGTTCGCTAACTCACGAATCCCTTCTTTAGTACAACCTTCTGTGCTAACTGGTGGCATCATTTCCACAATGACATGACCGTTATTCCAGCGGTTCAGCTTGAGCTTATCAGTTGAACTACAAACGATAGGGATAATTGGCACGCCCGCACCAATTGCTGCGTGAAATGCACCTGTCTTAAATGGCAGTAAACCACGACCACGAGAACGCGTACCTTCTGGGAACATCCAAACCGACACATCACTCTCTTTCATGCTCTTAACCACTTGATCAATCGTGCCTTTCGCTTTTGAGCGGTTCGCACGGTCAATCAGAATATTACCCGTCAACCAGTAAAGCTGGCCAAACAGTGGCATCCACGCCAGGCTCTTTTTACCCACCGTGACCACTTTTGGTGTTACCGCCGCAGAAACCGTAAACATGTCCCAGTTGTTTTGGTGGTTTGCAATGTAAATGTGCTGACCACGCGAGTAAGCATCTTCGGGAAGACGTAGTTCAAGTTTAACCCCAAAAACACGCGACATCTTGGCAAACAGACGGCCAAAGGTGAATACGTGTTTAGGGTTTCGTGGACTTAACAGGCAGTAACCACAACCACCAATAAACATCACAATAGCGAAAATTGCGATAGCAAACACACGTAACAGTGCAATCATTCTTATTCTCCAGAAACCGACTTCTAACAGATACAGCTATTAATTTCTCTTACTATGAAAAAGAGAGTGATATAAAAAAGCCGAAACCTGAGTTTCGGCTCTTCATATCCAAATCATCTGCTGTGCAGTTTAACTTGTCACGCTCACGCGCTCAATATTTGCGCCAAGTGCAGCCAGTTTATTTTCAATTTTGTCGTAACCACGGTCGATGTGGTAGATACGATCGACGATGGTTTCGCCTTTCGCAATACAACCTGCAATAACCAGACTTGCAGAAGCACGTAAATCTGTTGCCATTACTTGTGCTGCGCTCAAAGATTCAACGTCACCACAGATAACCGTGTTGCCTTCGATCTCAGCTTTAGCGCCCATACGCATCAGTTCAGGAACGTGCATAAAACGGTTTTCAAAAATGGTTTCCGTGATTACGCCGCCGCCTTTCGCCATCATGTTCAATAGCGTGAATTGCGCTTGCATGTCGGTTGGGAAACCCGGGTGAGGGGCAGTACGGACAGTCACGGCTTTTAGCTCACGATCGGTCATATCAACAGAAATCCAGTCTTCACCGGTTTCTACCAAAGCACCTGCTTCTTCAAGTTTCGAGAGTACTGCTTCAAGCAAATGTGCGTTGGTATTGCGACATACAACTTTACCGCCAGATACCGCTGCAGCAACGAGGAATGTTCCCGTTTCAATACGGTCAGCAACAACACTGTGCTTACAACCGCCAAGACGCTCAACACCTTCAATCGTGATGGTATCTGTACCAGCACCAGTGATTTTTGCACCCAGTTTGTTTAGGAACTCCGCCGTGTCCACAATCTCAGGTTCACGAGCAGCATTGTCTAGTGTGGTTTTGCCTTCAGCAAGTGTCGCCGCACACATAATAGTAATAGTGGCGCCTACGCTCACTTTATCCATCACGATATGCGCGCCCTTCAGGCGACCATCGACTTCTGCTTTTACGTAACCATCTTCTAAAGTGATAGTTGCGCCTAATTGTTCTAGACCAGTAATGTGTAGATCAACCGGACGAGCACCAATCGCACAACCACCAGGTAAAGAAACCTGACCTTGGCCAAAACGCGCAACTAGAGGGCCTAAAGCCCAGATTGAAGCACGCATGGTTTTCACCAAGTCGTAAGGGGCACAGTATTCATTGATGCTGCTTGGATCGACGTGAACCGAACCGTTACGGTCTACTTTAGCGCCTAAACGCTTAAGTAATTCCATGGTTGTATCAATATCACGAAGGTGTGGTACGTTAGCCACTTCTACTGACTCTTCAGCCAAAATAGACGCAAATAAAATCGGCAGTGCTGCGTTTTTTGCACCTGAAATGGTCACTTCACCGACTAACGGTTTGTCTGACCCAATAACTCGAAACTTTTCCATCAATAAACCTTAAAGCGACATCAGTTTCTTATCACGAGCCCACTCTTCTGGTGTGAACGCTTTAATTGATAATGCATGAATGTCATTACGCTGGATGTAATCCATCAGAGGACCATAAATTAATTGTTGCTTCTTGACGCGGCTCATTCCCTCAAAGCAAGCATCAACAGCAACCACTTCATAGTGGCTACCTTCACCTTTCACATGCACTTCTTGAAGGTTTAGTGCTTCTTCTAATAACTGTTGTACTTTTGCGCTGTCCACAATTTACCCCTGATAATTCTGTATGTGTTTGTCCACTAACGATTCAACGTTACTTAGTTGAAACAGAGTGCGCAGTTGCGCGGGCACGAAACTGAGCATTATATGACAGTTTTGCTTTTTTGCATGCTCTATTAAGTGAATTAGCATCACCATTCCCGCAGAGTCGACTCGCACCACATCTTCTAGCGAACACTCAATCTCCGCTTGAGAAGGCTTCCATTGCAGAGCATGTGCCCACAATGAAGGCACTGAATCTCTGTCCAGCGCTCCAGAGAGCTTCAGGTTATTCGTGGTAAAGTTCCACTGAGCGTGAGACTGCGCCATTACTTTTTCGCCTCAAAACGAATCGGTTCCGCCGCCAATTTCTCAAGATCCTTCGCTACTGCCAAAATACCATCCTGGCGAATTTTCGAGTTCCACTCCGACTGCTTGCTTGATAACAGGCTTATGCCTTCAGCAATCATATCGAACGCTTCCCATTCACTGGTTTTGTTATCTTTACGCAGTTTAAATTCTAGCTTGATGTTAGGACGCGGAGCATCAATGATATCGACTTTAACACTCGTAATTCGATCAGATGGATCAAGTTTTGGCTCCGGGCCAAACTCAATTTTCTGATCGCTGTACTGAGTCAGCACTTGCGCGTAAGACGCAATCAGGTAGCCATGAAACGCATCAATAAACTCGAGCACATCTTCCCGTTTAGTCCCTTTGAGGTTTGGACCTAACAATTTTAATGCGGCGTAACGGTAGTTGACGTAAGGCATCAACTCTTCTTCCACAACCACTTTAAGATGGTTGGGATCTTGTTTAATTTTTGGCTGCTCCGCTTTTAAGCGGTCAAACGTAACTTCTGACACTTGCTTCATCATTTGATAAGGCTGTGTTTTATCAACTTCTGCCGCATTCAAGTTAAAAGCTGCGAAAACCGCGACAACTGAAAGTAGTAATCTCTTCAACATAGTTATTCCTTACTTGAATCGTCTGAGCCACCCACGCTGTAAAGCACCTGACCAATTAAGTCTTCAAGTACTAAAGCAGATTTCGTGTCTTCGATGGTATCGCCGTCAACCAACATCACTTCGTCATCAAAAACGAAGCCAGGTACTAAGCCAATGTATTGCTCACCGATCAGTCCCGATGTCAGAATCTGAACACTCGATGTTTCAGGGAACTGATTGTATTGGCTATTGATCGATAAACTGACTTCTGGCAACAGGTTGTCTGGGTTGAGAGTAATATCACTCACTCGACCAATTACAACGCCACCTACCTTGACTGGTGAGCGGACTTTCAAACTACCAATATTATCAAACTCGGCTTTGAGGGTGTAAGTATCACCAGAGCCCATACTTTTTACGTCAGCAACTTGAAAAATCATCACAAGAATCGCGCAAATTCCCGCTAATACAAAGCTGCCAACCCATAATTCTGTTTTACGTGTTTGTTGCATGATTAATTCCCAAACATCAATGCTGTCAGTACAAAGTCTAGCCCCAGTACTGCTAAAGAAGAATGCACAACAGTGCGTGTAGTTGCTCGGCTGATCCCTTCCGAAGTCGGAATCGCATCGTAGCCATTAAACAGAGCGATCCAAGTAACGGTAATCGCAAACGCAAAGCATTTGATCATACTGTTGCCAATGTCCTGCCCCAGTTCGACAGAAGATTGCATCGCCGCCCAAAAACTGCCGTGGTCGACCCCTTTCCAGTCAACGCCGACAAGCTGAGCTCCCCAGATACCGACCGCCATGAAGATCATTGCTAGCAAAGGCATCGAGATTGCGCCAGCCCAAAAGCGTGGTGCAATCACTCGCTTCAACGGATCCACCGCCATCATTTCCAAGCTGGAAAGCTGTTCCGTCGCTTTCATCAAACCGATTTCTGCGGTTAAGGCAGAACCAGCACGTCCGGCAAACAGCAGTGCAGTGACCACAGGACCAAGTTCACGCAGCAAAGAAAGCGCAACCATTTGGCCAAGGCTGCCTTCTGCGCCGTAATCCACCAGTACAACATAACCTTGCAGACTCAATACCATACCGATAAACAAGCCCGATACGACAATAATCGCCAGAGACTGAACACCTACGGAGTAAAGCTGTTTGATGAGTAAAGGAAAGCCCTTCGTCGGTTGAGGCTTTGATAACAAAGCCCCCAACAACATTAACGTTGCACGGCCAAAAGCTTCACAGATGGATAATGTGCGTCGACCTAATGAGGCGACAAATTGAATAAAGCTATCGACCATCAAATAAATCCTTTTCGATACTTTGAGAAGGGTAGCTAAACGGCACAGGGCCATCTGCATCGCCCTGTAAGAACTGCTGCACACGCGGATCAGGATTCTTTCTTAGATCATCTGGTGTACCAAAAGCGATGATCTTACCGTTGGCAAGTAAGTAAACCCAATCGGCAATACTCATGACTTCTGGCACATCGTGAGAAACGACGATAGAGGTCAAACCCAAAGCTTGGTTCAGGTTGCTGATCAGTTCGACCAACACGCCCATAGTGATGGGGTCTTGTCCAACAAATGGCTCGTCATACATGATTAAATCAGGATCGAGCGCTATCGCTCTGGCCAGTGCTGCGCGACGTGCCATACCACCAGAGAGTTCGCTTGGCATTAACTGAGCCGCGCCGCGTAAACCAACCGCTTCGAGCTTGAGCAGTACCATTGTACGAATCAACTCTTCTGAAAGATTGGTGTGTTCACGGAGAGGAAAAGCCACATTATCAAATACATTCAAATCTGTGAACAAAGCGCCAGACTGGAACAACATGCTCATCTTTTTACGAGCATGATAAAGTTTTTTGCGTGACAGGGTTGGAATGTTATCGCCATCAAACCAGATCTCGCCTTGTTCGGGATACAACTGACCGCCGATCAAGCGTAACAGCGTGGTCTTACCGATTCCCGATGGCCCCATAATTGCGGTCACTTTACCTTCAGGAACGTGCAGATCGATACCATCAAAGATCGTGCGATTTCCGCGTGAAAAAGTGAGATTGTTAACGGTGACTAAATCGTTGTTCGACATATCATCCCTTCTACTATCGGAGCGTTGGAACTCGCTGTATCATCAAGCCAACTCACGTCCGAATGTTTTTAATTTGTAACCATCGTGCTCCAACAACGTTAAGGTGTATGGTTGACAACCTTCGTACACAAGAGCGGTGGTTAGAAAGCGAAAAACGGCTTCGGTTCATTTATTAGGCTGCAATCATAAGCACATTAGCTGCGAATTAAAAGCACTGTTCGATTAAATAAAGTCGGTCAAATTCAATCAATTCTTGATGAACGATGACAGAGTCATGGCTTAATATTTAAATCTTAATGCAGAATCATTGCTTTAACAGTAGTGATTAGATGAGAGAAAATTAAACACAATTTCGTTACTAACCTTTAATTTATTCGTTGTTTATCTTCCATTTTCCGCTGCAAAAGGTCAAAATTAGCGGTTACTCATCACTCTCATTTAATAGTTAGGAATTATCATGCTCGAAGCCGTAGCGTTGCTTATCGTCGGTCTTGTTTTACTTGTCTGGAGTGCAGATAAACTTGTTTTTGGTTCTGCAGCCATAGCCCGCAACGTTGGCATTTCACCTCTTGTGATTGGTATGACAATCCTGGCTATGGGCTCCTCAGCCCCTGAAATGATGGTTTCTGCTACCGCAGCCCTGGATGGAAAGACCGACACCGCAGTTGGTAACGTTCTGGGTTCTAACATTGCGAATATTGCATTAATTCTGGGGATCACGGCGCTGATTAAGCCCCTTTCGATCAGTTCAGGAGTTATTCGTCGTGAACTGCCTTTGATGATAGCAGTCACATTACTTGCCGGTGTAATTCTTTGGAATAACCACCTCGGCTTTTACGAAGGTGCCCTTCTGTTTGTGCTGTTTGGTGCATTTTTATTTGTGATGTTGCAGATCAGCCGCAAAGAGCAAAAATCGGGTGACGCATTCCTCGATGATCAGGAATCGGAAATCCCTGAAGGTGTAAGCAACTCAAAAGCCGCAATCTGGGTAGTACTAGGGTTAGTATTACTGCCTGTGTCAGCGAACATTTTGGTGGATAACGCGGTTATCATTGCTAAGCATTTTGGCATGAGCGATCTCGTGATCGGCTTAACCATCATCGCTATTGGTACCAGTCTGCCAGAGCTTGCCGCTTCTCTTGCTGGGGTACTCAAAGGTGAAGACGACATGGCAGTGGGTAACATCATTGGCTCGAACGTATTCAATATTCTCGCGGTAATGGGCATCCCTGGCATCATCAATCCATCCATGTTAAGTGAGTACGCAATGGGTCGTGACTTCTGGGTCATGCTGGGCGTTTCGCTATTGCTGGTTGCAATGTGTTTGGGAAGATCTCGCAGCATTAACCGTGTGGAAGGCGCTGTTCTTTTTGTTTGCTTCATTGGCTACCAAGTTTACCTGTTCGCGAACATGACCGCTTAACCTCCTTATCTTTTCGTAGACATAAATTGGAGCACTGATATGTCCCGTCAATTTGATTTTCGCGCTGCTGCAAAGCAAGTTCTTGATATCGAAGTTGCCGCTCTGCAAGAGCTGGATAAATACTTTGATGACCAATTTGAACAAGCTTGCGAAATGATACTTTCCAATAGCGGAAAAGTGGTCATCATGGGCATGGGCAAATCAGGCCACATTGGAAATAAAATTGCGGCGACGCTTGCAAGTACAGGGACTTCGGCGTTTTTTGTTCATCCGGGTGAAGCTTCGCATGGTGACTTAGGTATGATCAGCGCCGGAGACATTGTGATTGCCATTTCAAACTCCGGTGAATCTCATGAGATCCTGTCTCTGTTCCCGGTATTGAAACGCTTGAACATCAAGATCATCAGCATGACGGGCAAGCCAGAATCGAACATGGCGCAACTTTCAGATTTGCACTTACAGATCACGGTACCACAAGAAGCCTGCCCTCTTGGTTTGGCACCAACCAGCAGTACAACAGCAACGTTAGTCATGGGCGATGCCTTGGCGGTTGCGCTGCTTCAGGCTCGTGGATTCTCCGCTGAAGATTTCGCGCTATCACACCCTGGTGGCGCTTTAGGAAGAAAACTGCTGCTTAAGTTGTCTGATATTATGCATTTTGGAAATGCTCTGCCAAAAGTCTCTCCTGATTCGCTGATTCGCGACGCACTTCTGGAGATTTCTGAAAAAGGACTGGGTATGACCGCCATTGTCGATGAGCACGATGCTATGCTTGGTATATTCACTGATGGCGACTTACGCAGAACTTTAGACAAGCGTATTGATATTCATACAACCGCCATTGGCGAAGTGATGACGCAAAGCCCAACAACTGCGCATCCGGACATGCTTGCAGTTGAAGGTCTCAACCTAATGCAAAGCAAAAATATCAATGCGCTGATTTTATGTAATAACGGTAAAGTGGTCGGTGCACTTAATATGCATGATTTACTAAAAGCGGGTGTGATGTAAACTCATCACAACCACTTATTACACAGATTAAGGCAATAGTCAGGGACGTACTGAGCTAGAAGATAGGCCTCTAATTTATGAGTTTTACTCGCCTTATTTATTTGATCTTGATATTCGTTATTGCATGGTGTGCTTATTATATAGTGACACCAAAAAGCACAGATACGATTCAAGTCGCACCAGATTC
This window contains:
- the mlaD gene encoding outer membrane lipid asymmetry maintenance protein MlaD → MQQTRKTELWVGSFVLAGICAILVMIFQVADVKSMGSGDTYTLKAEFDNIGSLKVRSPVKVGGVVIGRVSDITLNPDNLLPEVSLSINSQYNQFPETSSVQILTSGLIGEQYIGLVPGFVFDDEVMLVDGDTIEDTKSALVLEDLIGQVLYSVGGSDDSSKE
- the murA gene encoding UDP-N-acetylglucosamine 1-carboxyvinyltransferase translates to MEKFRVIGSDKPLVGEVTISGAKNAALPILFASILAEESVEVANVPHLRDIDTTMELLKRLGAKVDRNGSVHVDPSSINEYCAPYDLVKTMRASIWALGPLVARFGQGQVSLPGGCAIGARPVDLHITGLEQLGATITLEDGYVKAEVDGRLKGAHIVMDKVSVGATITIMCAATLAEGKTTLDNAAREPEIVDTAEFLNKLGAKITGAGTDTITIEGVERLGGCKHSVVADRIETGTFLVAAAVSGGKVVCRNTNAHLLEAVLSKLEEAGALVETGEDWISVDMTDRELKAVTVRTAPHPGFPTDMQAQFTLLNMMAKGGGVITETIFENRFMHVPELMRMGAKAEIEGNTVICGDVESLSAAQVMATDLRASASLVIAGCIAKGETIVDRIYHIDRGYDKIENKLAALGANIERVSVTS
- the arcA gene encoding arginine deiminase; its protein translation is MSKLYVGSEVGQLRRVLLNRPERALTHLTPSNCHELLFDDVLAVEAAGEEHDAFARTLRDQDVEVLLLHDLLVETLAVPEAKKWLLDTQISDFRYGPTFARDLRAYFTEMDNEHLASVLLGGLAYSELPIKSSSMLPKMRRPLDFVIEPLPNHLFTRDTSCWVYGGVSLNPMMMPARQRETNHLRAIYRWHPIFAGQDFIKYFGDEDLHYDNANVEGGDVLVIGKGAVLVGMSERTTAQGVENLAANLFKAGQATEVIAIDLPKHRSCMHLDTVMTHMDVDTFSVYPEIMRKDLDTWRLTPKGTEGEMNVEASHNYLHAIESALGLDQLKIITTGGDSYEAEREQWNDANNVLTVKPGVVIGYERNVYTNEKYDKAGIQVLTVPGNELGRGRGGARCMSCPIERDDI
- the pyrB gene encoding aspartate carbamoyltransferase; translation: MANSLYQKHIISIPELSREELELIVATAGSLKKEPQPELIKNKVVASCFFEPSTRTRLSFETAIQRVGGDVIGFDNDGNTSLAKKGETLSDSVQVISSYVDAFVMRHPQEGAARLASEFSNGVPVINAGDGANQHPTQTLLDLYTIAETQGRLDNLNVAFVGDLKYGRTVHSLTQALAKFNNIRFFFIAPEALAMPDYLCEELDEAGIEYTLLTDMETVIPELDVLYMTRVQKERFDESEYAHIKSAYILTAAMLEGARENLKVLHPLPRVDEITTDVDKTPHAYYFQQAQNGVYARQALLALVLNETL
- a CDS encoding RidA family protein; the encoded protein is MTKVLHTESAPAAIGPYVQGVDLGNMVLTSGQIPVNPATGEVSADIAEQARQSLDNVKAVVEASGLKVTDIVKMTVFVKDLNDFGTVNEVYGKFFDEHQVANYPARSCVEVARLPKDVGIEIEAIAVRK
- a CDS encoding 1-acylglycerol-3-phosphate O-acyltransferase — protein: MIALLRVFAIAIFAIVMFIGGCGYCLLSPRNPKHVFTFGRLFAKMSRVFGVKLELRLPEDAYSRGQHIYIANHQNNWDMFTVSAAVTPKVVTVGKKSLAWMPLFGQLYWLTGNILIDRANRSKAKGTIDQVVKSMKESDVSVWMFPEGTRSRGRGLLPFKTGAFHAAIGAGVPIIPIVCSSTDKLKLNRWNNGHVIVEMMPPVSTEGCTKEGIRELANTCREQMKEKLQELDEEVKQRNAA
- a CDS encoding phospholipid-binding protein MlaC → MLKRLLLSVVAVFAAFNLNAAEVDKTQPYQMMKQVSEVTFDRLKAEQPKIKQDPNHLKVVVEEELMPYVNYRYAALKLLGPNLKGTKREDVLEFIDAFHGYLIASYAQVLTQYSDQKIEFGPEPKLDPSDRITSVKVDIIDAPRPNIKLEFKLRKDNKTSEWEAFDMIAEGISLLSSKQSEWNSKIRQDGILAVAKDLEKLAAEPIRFEAKK
- a CDS encoding lipid asymmetry maintenance protein MlaB, which translates into the protein MAQSHAQWNFTTNNLKLSGALDRDSVPSLWAHALQWKPSQAEIECSLEDVVRVDSAGMVMLIHLIEHAKKQNCHIMLSFVPAQLRTLFQLSNVESLVDKHIQNYQG
- the ibaG gene encoding BolA family iron metabolism protein IbaG is translated as MDSAKVQQLLEEALNLQEVHVKGEGSHYEVVAVDACFEGMSRVKKQQLIYGPLMDYIQRNDIHALSIKAFTPEEWARDKKLMSL
- a CDS encoding ornithine carbamoyltransferase gives rise to the protein MAFNLRNRNFLKLLDFSTKEIQFLLELSAELKKAKYAGTEQKKLQGKNIALIFEKSSTRTRCAFEVAAFDQGAQVSYIGPSGSQIGHKESMKDTARVLGRMYDGIEYRGFGQAIVEDLGAYAGVPVWNGLTDEFHPTQILADFLTMQEHGRGKKLHDITFAYLGDARNNMGNSLMVGAAKMGMDIRLIAPKAFWPEEELVATCQEIAQQTGAKITLTESVEEGVKGCDFLYTDVWVSMGESAEAWDERVALMKPYQINMDVIKQTGNPHVKFMHCLPAFHNDETTVGKEVAEKYGMKGLEVTEDVFESEYSIVFDEAENRMHTIKAVMVATLGS
- the pyrI gene encoding aspartate carbamoyltransferase regulatory subunit, with amino-acid sequence MAKETQLQVEAIKNGTVIDHIPAQIGIKVLKLFDMHNSSQRVTIGLNLPSSALGHKDLLKIENVFINEEQASKLALYAPHATVNQIENYEVVKKLALELPERINDVFECPNTNCISHNEPVESSFKVFEKKEEIRLKCKYCEKVFSREIVTER